The following coding sequences lie in one Angustibacter luteus genomic window:
- a CDS encoding cache domain-containing protein, translating into MTGPSRVATPLVAVDVVAAVDTVGGQVHGLLDGLRSQVASRFDGRRRPTQSELGIDDLAAAMLRLPDLPLAGAGFVAAQDALADVPYWLQWWTTDPDAAQPVVQRLQVQTDPAAEDFRDYTGLAWFTGPRDTGEPCLTGPYVDYLCTDEYTLTFTQPVETAVGLVGVVGADLYVRALEARVLPALARLDSPAALVNATGRVVTASGTGWVTGDLVRDVPVSRWMREGTDGDDAWELHRCTTVPLAVLQATPPLTCDPDPADVPLSGAIRGP; encoded by the coding sequence ATGACCGGACCCTCCCGCGTCGCGACGCCGCTGGTCGCCGTGGACGTCGTCGCCGCGGTCGACACGGTCGGCGGGCAGGTGCACGGGCTGCTCGACGGGCTGCGCAGCCAGGTGGCCTCGCGGTTCGACGGCCGCCGACGTCCGACGCAGTCCGAGCTGGGCATCGACGACCTCGCCGCGGCCATGCTGCGGCTGCCCGACCTGCCGCTGGCCGGCGCGGGCTTCGTCGCCGCGCAGGACGCGCTGGCCGACGTCCCGTACTGGTTGCAGTGGTGGACGACCGACCCGGACGCCGCGCAGCCCGTCGTCCAGCGGCTCCAGGTGCAGACCGACCCGGCCGCCGAGGACTTCCGCGACTACACCGGCCTCGCCTGGTTCACCGGACCGCGGGACACCGGCGAGCCGTGCCTGACCGGCCCGTACGTGGACTACCTGTGCACCGACGAGTACACGCTGACGTTCACCCAGCCCGTCGAGACCGCGGTAGGACTGGTCGGCGTCGTCGGCGCCGACCTGTACGTGCGCGCGCTCGAGGCGCGGGTGCTGCCCGCGCTGGCCCGGCTCGACAGCCCGGCGGCCCTGGTGAACGCCACCGGGCGGGTCGTCACCGCGTCCGGCACCGGCTGGGTCACCGGCGACCTGGTCCGCGACGTGCCCGTCAGCCGCTGGATGCGCGAGGGCACGGACGGCGACGACGCGTGGGAGCTGCACCGCTGCACCACCGTGCCGCTCGCCGTCCTGCAGGCCACCCCCCCCCTGACCTGCGACCCTGACCCCGCAGATGTTCCGCTATCCGGGGCCATCCGCGGGCCATAA
- a CDS encoding sterol carrier family protein, with product MATRRRIDPLDGAAAVRRWLDGAIDGGDVDRPTVATAVRYTLEELAARAPGHTVEVRVPPFGVTQCLAGPRHTRGTPPNVVETDAETWLALATGRLSWADARATARVLASGDRADLADVLPLT from the coding sequence ATCGACCCGCTCGACGGCGCGGCCGCCGTCCGGCGGTGGCTCGACGGCGCCATCGACGGCGGTGACGTCGACCGCCCGACGGTGGCGACCGCCGTCCGGTACACGCTCGAGGAGCTGGCCGCCCGGGCGCCCGGGCACACCGTCGAGGTCCGCGTCCCGCCGTTCGGGGTCACCCAGTGCCTGGCCGGTCCGCGGCACACTCGCGGCACCCCGCCGAACGTCGTCGAGACGGACGCCGAGACCTGGCTCGCGCTGGCCACCGGCAGGCTGTCCTGGGCGGACGCGCGGGCCACCGCCCGCGTCCTGGCCAGCGGCGATCGCGCCGACCTGGCCGACGTCCTCCCCCTCACCTGA